CTTCGAGCCGCTGGCGCGAGGCCTGGAGCTCGTCGAGCGTGGTCGCGAGCTCGCGGTTGCGGGTTTCGAGGCTCTGCTGGGCCGTAGACAGACGCTCGGTCATGGCGTTGAAGGCCGAGCCCAGCCCCGCCAGCTCGTCGCCCGACGTCGTGCGGGCGCGCGCGGCGAAGTCGCCCTCGCCGATCTTGTGGGCCACCTGCGCCAGCTCCTGGATGGGCCGCACCACCACGCGCCTCATGACCAGCGCGAGGACGCCGGCGGCAGCGAAGATGGTCAGGAACGCCACCAGCATCTGCCGGTTGCGCTGCTCGCGCACGGCCACCAACACGGGCTCCATGGACGTGGCCACGCGCACGACGGCGCGGACCTTGTGGTCGGTGCCGTGGCAGCCCTGGCAGCGCTCCTGGTTGGCGACGGGCTGGTGTAGCGTGAAGAGCATCTGCCCGTTGACGCTGTCGATGGACTCCTGGGTCTTGAGCGTGTCGACGGCCCGCTGGAAGAGCGGCCCGGTCATCGGCGGCCCCGCCGGCCGCGCCATCTTCTCGATGCTCGCCATGACGCCCTTCGGCAGGTCGGCCTCCTTCGCGACCTGCCGGAGCGTGGCCGTGTCGGTGAAGGCCTCGACGCCGTTGCGCCGGTAAACGGTCAGCCCCTCGACAGGCGTGTTCTTCTGCATCTCCATGATCTGCATGCGGGCGATGTCGGGCCGCTCCTGGAGCATGGCGGCCTCGATGTTGGCGGTGAGCGCGGCCGTGAGGCGGCGCGCCGCCACCTTGCTCTGCTCGACGAGGAGGTCGGCCTCGCGCTGGATGGAGAGGATCGTGGAGATGCCGAAACCCACGATCAGCACCACGACGATGAGGACCGTGATCTTGACGGTGAGCGGCGCGGGGGGCAGCTTCACGGGCTAGAGCCTACCGCGGCCGTGCCCGACGTGCAATCGAAGACCGCGCAATCGGGCGCGCTCACACGCGGGTTGCCCGGCCGGCCCAGTAGGGCTCGCGGAGCACGCGCTTGAGAAGCTTGCCCGCGGCATCCCGCGGGAAGTCGTTGTGGAAGGTCACCTCGCGCGGGACC
This DNA window, taken from Candidatus Rokuibacteriota bacterium, encodes the following:
- a CDS encoding adenylate/guanylate cyclase domain-containing protein, which codes for MKLPPAPLTVKITVLIVVVLIVGFGISTILSIQREADLLVEQSKVAARRLTAALTANIEAAMLQERPDIARMQIMEMQKNTPVEGLTVYRRNGVEAFTDTATLRQVAKEADLPKGVMASIEKMARPAGPPMTGPLFQRAVDTLKTQESIDSVNGQMLFTLHQPVANQERCQGCHGTDHKVRAVVRVATSMEPVLVAVREQRNRQMLVAFLTIFAAAGVLALVMRRVVVRPIQELAQVAHKIGEGDFAARARTTSGDELAGLGSAFNAMTERLSTAQQSLETRNRELATTLDELQASRQRLEVLEQLKGELSKFVPDAVKELLERDPSATQLEKHQEEVSVLFLDIAGYTRLSEQVEAKRLNQLVQTYFSAFLEIIRKHQGDVNETAGDGLMVIFQSKSREPGRGPVDHALNAARAALAIRQRTVELNEEHAGVFPSVALHMGINTGEAWVGATKIGGAGAQRWTFTATGPTTNLAARFAGSAQGDEIVVGPMTAERVRGVFVLENLGEKSFKNVSQPLNVYRIIPPGVYDKIA